The genomic region CATATTCGATACCCAATGGTCATTCACTAACCAAGAGTAAAGATCAGATCAGCTCTATGCATGTCAGTACCCTCAAGTTCGGCATTGCTCATGTCCACAAAAATGAACCTGGCATCCTCAACATCCATATTGTTAAGATTGGCATTACTCAGGTCAACAAATACCAGGAGGGCTCCGTTTAAGCTAGCACCTTCCAGGTTTGCATTACTCATATCTGCAAAAATCAATCTTGATCCCTCCAAATGGGCACCACTGAAATTAGCATTACTCAAATCAATGAATATCCGGTTCATACTTTGTGCACCGTTCAAGTCCTGGCCACTTCGGGCCTCTGCCCGGGGTGCAGCCTGCCAGGTCAATGCAATTGCAATAACCCCAATAACGATAACAGTCCCCAGCAGTATAAAGAGAATATATGTCTTTCTTGATTCACTATGAGTTGCCAGAATATCAAGACCAATAAGAATAAGGATAACAGGCCAGAAACGCCAGACTGTACCCCAAAATCCTAAGGGAAGCATTCCAATATTGTTAAACAACAGAAATAAACCAATTATAACAAGGACTAAAGGACCCAATATCCCCAATCGCTGTTTCATTCATCTCACCGCGCGTTTAAAGAGCAGTCCTATCCCTATCAATATTAATAACAAGGCCAGGAATAGATCAGAACGCACCCAGTTTAAAAGGTGAAAACTATTAAGCAGGAAATAAGCACCAAGTAAAATCAGGATGACACCCAGCCATGTAGTATTTTCATTTTTTTTTTTGGCAGGTGATTCATCCTCCCTGCTCTCGATGGCACCTTTCACCTGCTCGGTCATCCCTTCTATATTCTTTTCAATTATGTCTTTTTGCGGCAGGTCTGCCTGCTCTGCTTCAGGCATTATGATGGCCAAAATAATATATAACAAGATACCAACACCATCAATTAGAACAAGCACTACAAATGCCAGTCTCACGATCACCGGATCTACCTTGAAATACTCTGCAATACCTCCACATACTCCCCATATCACATGGTCGGTCTTACTCTTGACCAACCGCTCATTTTTGGGCATTTGATCTTCGATAAAAATTCCTCCCTTTATGTCTATATGCTTTCTAACAGATGACATTTATACTATTTGCACAGCCCCTACTTAAACTCAATGATCATCTTATCTGCGGTACTCTTATTAATTGTAAAGACGTTTTGATAAACATCATACAGTGAGCGTATCCCATATGTACGATATATTAACACTGATCGTTTATACAGTCAATCAATGGTTAGCATTTATCGATCCGGTAACCTATGATTTTTTTGAAAAGTTCGGACTTGCTGCATTGATAGGCATACTTATAGGTATAGAAAGGGAACGCAAATCAATACGTGGAGATATTTTTGCAGGGGCCAGGACTTTTACTATAGCTTCGATTTTGGGGATGGTAAGCACATATATTGCCATACATCAGAATGCATTTTCCATATTGTATCTTACCATGATATTCCTGATTATCATCTCTACTGTCATGATCTATGTAAAAAATGTAGTCTACCGGCAGGTAGGAACTACCGGTGGGATTGCCTTATTCTTTGTTTTTCTAATGGGAGTGCTGGTTGCCTATGATTATTATTTATTTGCAACCATGGGTGCAGTAGCTGTTACATTCTTGTTGTTGGAAAAAACCACTTTCAGAACATTTGCCACAAACCTGAATCAGGATGAAGTAACAAATGCGGTCCAATTCTTGATAATAATATTCATACTATTCCCTATGACCCCGAATATTGTTATCCTGGATATAATAAATCTGAGGTATGCACTGGGTATTGTTGTGATCGTTTCTGCCATCAGTTTTATAAGTTTCCTGCTTATGAAGACGGCAGGACCGATGCGTGGTATACCCATATCAGGTCTAATAGGTGGTTTAGTAAACAGCGAAGCTACAACAGGCGCCCTGGCGTCTCTTGCCAGGAAAAAAGAGACCTATATCAGTGTCTGTTATCAGGGTATTGTATTATCAAATGCAACTATGCTCATCAGAAACCTGGTAATAGCTTTTATAGTTGATCCATCAGGAAATGTTTTGATCATGATGATCCCACCCCAGTTATTTCTTACTACTGTTAACCTGGGGTTAGCTGTTAAGGAAAAAAGAACAGACCAGGAGAACCTTGAAACCCTTGAGATCGAATCACCATTTGCTTTAAAACCTGCCTTCAAATTCGGGTTTGGGTTCGTAGTGCTGATCATTCTGGCCAACTACCTAAATCTTAATTTCGGATCGGTTGGGGTATTTTCTTTGGCATTGGGTGGATTGGTCAGTTCTGCAGCAGTTACGGCATCAATAGGTGCTCTGGCCTTTAAGGGTTCTATAACCCCGGCAACAGCAGCACTTGTGGCGATATTGGCAAGTGTGATCAGTACATCCAACAAGATTATTTTAGTGAGATATTCTGGTTCAGAGAAACTGAACAAAAAGGTACAAAAAAGTTTCTTGGTATTGATTATTGCGGGAGCAACAGCATTTATAATATGGGCAGCAGCTATCTCTTTATTATGATG from Methanosarcinales archaeon harbors:
- a CDS encoding PspC domain-containing protein, with product MPKNERLVKSKTDHVIWGVCGGIAEYFKVDPVIVRLAFVVLVLIDGVGILLYIILAIIMPEAEQADLPQKDIIEKNIEGMTEQVKGAIESREDESPAKKKNENTTWLGVILILLGAYFLLNSFHLLNWVRSDLFLALLLILIGIGLLFKRAVR
- a CDS encoding MgtC/SapB family protein, whose translation is MYDILTLIVYTVNQWLAFIDPVTYDFFEKFGLAALIGILIGIERERKSIRGDIFAGARTFTIASILGMVSTYIAIHQNAFSILYLTMIFLIIISTVMIYVKNVVYRQVGTTGGIALFFVFLMGVLVAYDYYLFATMGAVAVTFLLLEKTTFRTFATNLNQDEVTNAVQFLIIIFILFPMTPNIVILDIINLRYALGIVVIVSAISFISFLLMKTAGPMRGIPISGLIGGLVNSEATTGALASLARKKETYISVCYQGIVLSNATMLIRNLVIAFIVDPSGNVLIMMIPPQLFLTTVNLGLAVKEKRTDQENLETLEIESPFALKPAFKFGFGFVVLIILANYLNLNFGSVGVFSLALGGLVSSAAVTASIGALAFKGSITPATAALVAILASVISTSNKIILVRYSGSEKLNKKVQKSFLVLIIAGATAFIIWAAAISLL
- a CDS encoding pentapeptide repeat-containing protein, which produces MKQRLGILGPLVLVIIGLFLLFNNIGMLPLGFWGTVWRFWPVILILIGLDILATHSESRKTYILFILLGTVIVIGVIAIALTWQAAPRAEARSGQDLNGAQSMNRIFIDLSNANFSGAHLEGSRLIFADMSNANLEGASLNGALLVFVDLSNANLNNMDVEDARFIFVDMSNAELEGTDMHRADLIFTLG